In Ignavibacteriales bacterium, a single window of DNA contains:
- the bshB1 gene encoding bacillithiol biosynthesis deacetylase BshB1 encodes MKLDLIAIGAHPDDVELACGGTVAKCVKLGYKVGIIDLTDGELGTRGNKKIRSLEAKEAAKILGVKVRENLHIPDGDVEVNKKNRLKVIEIYRKYQPEIILIPHWQERHPDHVHAHYLCREAQFYSGLRKIDVKTYGKKLPAWRPHKYFHYQQKYEFTPSFIIDITDVYDIRVNAVKAHKSQFYNPNSSDPETFLSQKSFLDFMETRMKYYGQQIGVKYGEPFFSVEPIGVNDLFSLQLFKG; translated from the coding sequence ATGAAATTAGATTTAATCGCTATCGGCGCGCATCCGGATGACGTTGAACTTGCTTGCGGAGGAACTGTTGCAAAATGCGTTAAACTTGGATACAAAGTTGGGATCATCGATTTAACCGATGGCGAACTTGGAACGCGCGGAAATAAGAAAATTAGAAGTTTAGAAGCTAAAGAAGCGGCGAAAATATTAGGTGTGAAAGTACGTGAAAATCTTCACATTCCCGACGGTGATGTTGAAGTGAATAAGAAAAACAGATTGAAGGTAATTGAAATCTACCGCAAGTACCAGCCAGAGATTATACTGATTCCGCATTGGCAAGAACGGCATCCAGATCATGTGCACGCTCATTATCTCTGCCGCGAAGCCCAGTTCTATTCCGGTTTAAGGAAGATTGATGTTAAAACTTACGGAAAGAAACTACCTGCCTGGCGACCACATAAATATTTTCATTATCAACAAAAGTATGAATTTACACCTTCATTCATCATAGATATCACCGATGTTTACGATATCAGGGTCAACGCGGTGAAAGCTCATAAATCCCAATTCTACAATCCAAACTCAAGTGATCCTGAAACATTTCTCAGTCAGAAATCATTTCTCGATTTTATGGAAACACGGATGAAATATTACGGTCAGCAAATCGGGGTTAAGTATGGAGAGCCGTTTTTCTCAGTTGAACCGATCGGAGTTAACGATCTATTCTCTTTACAGCTTTTTAAAGGATAA
- a CDS encoding exodeoxyribonuclease VII large subunit — translation MSNQNTFTVSELTKRIKGVLETSFGNVSVEGEISNFKRHSSGHLYFTLKDEGAQISAVMWRGRAGNLFFTPQDGMKVIANGKITLYEPQGKYQIDVFQLQPRGIGELQIAFEKLKQKLAGEGLFDSEHKKPLPEYPERIGIITSPTGAALQDMLNILNRRFPSLEVILNPVKVQGEGASHEIASAIKDFNKFGEIDVLIIGRGGGSLEDLWAFNEEIVARAIYNSKVPIVSAVGHEIDFTIADFVADLRAPTPSAAAELVVKDKLDIFENIRNFCYTMEQDLENTIKSRKEKIVSLIASYSFNRPKDLIKQNAQRIDELDRQLDQTINYKINILHEQTRSLDKRLKSLNPDSVLERGYSIIYRSNDIISRAKKLKSGDDIRVKFHDGEKSAAVS, via the coding sequence ATGTCAAACCAAAACACATTTACTGTTAGCGAACTGACCAAGCGTATCAAAGGTGTTTTAGAAACATCTTTCGGTAATGTTTCGGTTGAAGGTGAAATATCTAATTTCAAGAGACATTCATCCGGGCATCTTTATTTCACTTTGAAAGATGAAGGAGCTCAGATCTCGGCTGTAATGTGGCGAGGTAGAGCGGGGAATCTCTTCTTTACACCGCAAGATGGAATGAAGGTAATTGCCAACGGTAAGATTACTTTATACGAACCGCAAGGGAAGTATCAGATAGACGTTTTTCAATTGCAGCCGCGCGGTATTGGTGAACTGCAAATCGCATTCGAAAAGCTGAAGCAAAAACTTGCAGGTGAAGGTCTATTTGATTCGGAACATAAAAAACCTTTGCCTGAATATCCCGAACGAATCGGAATTATTACTTCACCGACCGGGGCAGCGCTACAGGATATGCTAAACATCCTCAATCGCCGGTTTCCATCGCTGGAAGTTATTCTAAATCCTGTAAAAGTTCAGGGTGAAGGCGCGTCTCATGAGATCGCATCCGCGATAAAAGATTTTAATAAATTCGGAGAGATAGATGTTTTAATTATTGGACGAGGAGGCGGATCCCTCGAAGATTTATGGGCTTTCAACGAAGAAATAGTTGCGAGAGCAATTTATAATTCTAAGGTACCGATCGTAAGCGCAGTGGGACATGAAATTGATTTCACAATTGCTGATTTTGTTGCCGATCTGAGAGCGCCAACTCCATCTGCAGCAGCAGAACTTGTTGTGAAGGATAAGCTTGATATTTTTGAAAATATACGTAACTTTTGCTATACTATGGAACAGGATTTGGAAAACACAATCAAATCCAGAAAAGAGAAAATCGTCTCACTGATTGCAAGTTATTCGTTCAACAGGCCAAAAGATTTAATCAAACAAAACGCTCAAAGAATAGACGAACTCGACAGGCAGCTTGATCAGACGATAAACTACAAAATAAATATACTCCATGAGCAAACCAGATCATTGGATAAGCGACTTAAATCGCTCAATCCTGATTCGGTTCTTGAAAGAGGTTATTCGATTATTTATCGTTCCAATGATATAATTAGTCGGGCGAAGAAACTTAAATCGGGCGATGATATCAGAGTAAAATTTCATGACGGCGAGAAATCGGCGGCCGTTTCTTAA
- the xseB gene encoding exodeoxyribonuclease VII small subunit, producing MKKHKDISGTFESMMHRLEEIVESLESGSVPLEQSMKLYEEGVNLSKQCIDKLHVSEIKLKKLSKDIEGNFELFGTNQE from the coding sequence ATGAAAAAACATAAAGATATAAGCGGCACATTCGAATCGATGATGCATCGACTCGAAGAAATTGTTGAATCACTTGAAAGCGGAAGTGTCCCACTTGAGCAATCAATGAAACTATACGAGGAAGGTGTTAATTTATCAAAACAGTGTATCGATAAATTGCACGTATCTGAGATTAAATTGAAAAAGTTGAGTAAAGATATCGAAGGCAATTTTGAGTTGTTCGGTACAAATCAAGAATAA